In one window of Tripterygium wilfordii isolate XIE 37 chromosome 1, ASM1340144v1, whole genome shotgun sequence DNA:
- the LOC119997167 gene encoding inactive beta-amylase 9, which translates to MEVSVFGSSQMGRTDLCYRELNLCFPNNCNSTRILSRKADRIWFGQGTMWRKAGLRLALRAVQSEPVRSDRVSLRTSTKPRSLDKVRIFVGLPLDSVSECNTVNHARAIAVGLKALKLLGVEGVELPVWWGISEKEAMGKYNWSGYLLIADMVQKAGLKLHITLCFHASAQPKISLPEWVSRIGDSQPGIFYADRSGQYYKDCLSLAVDDLPVLDGKTPIQVYQKFCENFKSSFSSFMGSTITGISMGLGPEGELRYPSTRGQSKRSKLLGAGEFQCYDQNMLGLLKQHAEANGKSLWGLGGPHDVPRYDESPNSNNFFRDNGGSWESPYGDFFLSWYSSLLLSHGDRLLSLASSTFSDAAVEVCGKVPVLHPWYKTQSHPSELTAGFYNTNNRDGYEAVAEMFAKNSCKLIVPGMDLSDDHQPQGSLSSPELLLAQIRRACRNHGVGISGQNSSVSGVPGGFEQIKKNLSGENVVDLFTYQRMGAFFFSPEHFPSFTEFVRSLNQPAWHSDDLPFEEEELSSASSESEMHMQVA; encoded by the exons ATGGAGGTCTCGGTGTTTGGAAGCTCTCAGATGGGAAGGACTGATTTATGTTACAGAGAATTGAATCTCTGTTTTCCCAATAATTGTAATAGTACGAGGATCCTGTCTCGAAAAGCAGATAGAATCTGGTTTGGTCAAGGTACGATGTGGAGAAAAGCTGGGTTACGATTAGCCTTGAGAGCTGTCCAATCTGAACCTGTTCGATCTGATAGAGTTTCTCTTCGTACATCTACAAAACCCAGATCg CTTGATAAGGTAAGAATTTTCGTCGGGCTACCCTTGGATTCAGTTTCTGAGTGCAACACGGTGAATCATGCCAGAGCAATTGCGGTAGGACTAAAAGCTCTGAAGCTGTTAGGAGTGGAAGGTGTGGAGCTTCCGGTTTGGTGGGGAATATCTGAGAAGGAAGCTATGGGGAAGTACAACTGGTCTGGCTACCTTTTAATTGCGGACATGGTTCAGAAAGCAGGTCTCAAGCTTCATATTACTCTTTGCTTCCATGCCTCAGCACAGCCAAAAATCTCACTCCCTGAGTGGGTATCTCGGATTGGTGATTCCCAGCCTGGTATCTTCTATGCAGATAGGTCAGGACAGTATTACAAAGATTGCTTGTCTTTGGCTGTTGATGATCTTCCTGTTCTTGATGGAAAGACTCCAATCCAAGTTTACCAGAAATTTTGTGAGAACTTCAAGTCCTCATTCTCATCTTTCATGGGCTCTACTATCACG GGCATATCAATGGGTCTAGGACCCGAGGGTGAGCTTCGATATCCTTCTACCCGTGGACAATCCAAAAGGAGCAAATTATTGGGAGCTGGAGAATTCCAGTGTTATGACCAAAACATGCTGGGCCTTTTAAAACAACATGCTGAAGCAAATGGAAAGTCTCTATGGGGACTTGGTGGTCCTCATGATGTCCCTCGTTATGACGAGTCACCTAACTCAAACAACTTCTTCAGGGACAACGGGGGATCATGGGAGTCTCCATATGGTGACTTCTTCCTCTCCTGGTATTCAAGCCTACTCTTATCTCATGGAGATCGTCTCCTCTCCCTCGCCTCTTCCACTTTCAGCGACGCTGCAGTGGAAGTTTGCGGAAAGGTTCCAGTCCTGCACCCATGGTACAAAACTCAGTCCCATCCTTCTGAATTAACAGCTGGTTTCTACAACACAAACAACAGAGATGGCTATGAAGCAGTTGCGGAGATGTTTGCGAAAAACTCTTGCAAACTGATAGTGCCAGGAATGGACCTGTCTGATGATCACCAACCCCAAGGATCCCTATCGAGCCCCGAGTTGTTACTTGCACAAATCAGGAGAGCTTGCAGAAACCATGGAGTTGGAATTTCTGGTCAGAATTCATCGGTTTCAGGAGTTCCCGGCGGGTTTgagcaaataaagaaaaatttatCAGGTGAGAATGTGGTAGACTTGTTCACCTATCAGAGAATGGGAGCATTTTTCTTCTCACCAGAGCATTTCCCTTCGTTCACCGAGTTCGTTCGGAGCCTTAATCAACCAGCATGGCATTCAGATGATCTGCCATTTGAGGAGGAGGAACTTTCAAGTGCTAGTTCAGAATCAGAAATGCACATGCAAGTTGCTTAG
- the LOC119997173 gene encoding F-box/kelch-repeat protein At3g06240-like isoform X2, with the protein MACLSIFFPEDLVIDIVAGLPVKSLKRFRCVSRPWCNLIGNPNFVSKHHRKQIILDEGIGTVFVTYNDEVNNYEATITTLKLDCGNTIPLSETIPMPTLHGSNDGCCKCFAVCGPINGILCVYERWPKCEDIILWNPATKEMKTLPLTNLKPVSTFLDSYGDIGFGFDHRTKDYKVLRFASYPSASIDQVELFSLESDSWRVIPIVDVFPRFGAYHIYNTYKDGVSYWLGAGVSYRDPVSDPQCILSFDMANEVFEKLPLPSNLEMSGFSVLDFMNENLSLVLCPDEDMEKCFDIWVMTQHGVKESWVKQVSIGRMADCFWQMMRGSWSCMTALPNS; encoded by the exons ATGGCGTGCTTGAGCATATTTTTTCCGGAAGATTTGGTGATTGACATTGTCGCTGGCCTTCCGGTGAAGTCGCTGAAGCGATTCCGGTGCGTTTCGAGACCTTGGTGTAATCTTATCGGAAACCCTAATTTTGTCTCCAAGCACCATCGGAAACAAATTATTCTCGATGAAGGTATCGGCACCGTCTTTGTGACGTACAATGATGAAGTAAATAATTATGAAGCAACCATCACAACTCTCAAACTTGATTGTGGAAATACGATCCCTCTATCAGAAACCATTCCCATGCCAACACTACACGGATCCAATGATGGATGCTGTAAATGCTTTGCGGTTTGTGGTCCAATTAATGGCATACTCTGTGTTTATGAACGTTGGCCAAAGTGTGAGGATATTATCCTCTGGAATCCTGCTACAAAAGAAATGAAGACTCTACCTTTGACCAACTTGAAGCCAGTCTCTACATTTCTAGACTCTTATGGCGATATTGGGTTTGGTTTCGATCACAGAACTAAAGATTACAAGGTGTTAAGGTTTGCTAGTTATCCTTCAGCTTCAATTGATCAGGTTGAGTTATTCTCTCTAGAGAGTGATTCTTGGCGAGTGATTCCCATTGTGGATGTTTTTCCACGGTTTGGCGCTTATCACATTTACAACACTTACAAGGATGGAGTTTCTTATTGGTTGGGGGCTGGCGTTAGTTATCGGGATCCAGTGTCGGATCCTCAATGCATCTTGTCGTTTGACATGGCCAATGAAGTGTTTGAAAAACTGCCACTGCCCTCAAATTTGGAGATGTCTGGTTTTTCTGTCTTGGATTTCATGAATGAAAATCTTTCGCTAGTGCTTTGCCCAGATGAGGATATGGAGAAATGCTTTGATATATGGGTGATGACTCAACATGGTGTCAAGGAGTCTTGGGTGAAACAAGTGAGTATTGGA AGAATGGCGGATTGTTTCTGGCAAATGATGAGGGGCAGCTGGTCTTGTATGACGGCCCTACCAAACAGTTGA
- the LOC120002375 gene encoding probable serine/threonine-protein kinase At1g54610 gives MGCVFGRQVSAKPVVRQEESDVVVRVGKKADTDSGEVRNGGNRRESEKEEEAAVVDERNVRSRGERRRSSRPNPRLSNPPKHVHGEQVAAGWPSWLSAVAGEAINGWTPRRADTFEKLDKIGQGTYSNVYKARDSLTGKIVALKKVRFDNLEPESVKFMAREILILRRLDHLNVVKLEGLVTSRMSCSLYLVFEYMEHDLAGLAASPGIKFTEPQVKCYMHQLLSGLEHCHNRHVLHRDIKGSNLLIDNGVLKIADFGLASFFDPNHKQPMTSRVVTLWYRPPELLLGATDYGIGVDLWSAGCILAELLAGKAIMPGRTEVEQLHKIFKLCGSPSDEYWKKSKLPHATIFKPQQSYKRCIAETFKDFPPSSLPLIETLLAIDPAERGTATAALRSEFFTTKPYACEPSSLPKYPPSKEMDAKLRDEEARRLRAAGRANPDGIKKTRRERPIRAIPAPEANAELQANLDRRRLITHANAKSKSEKFPPPHQDGAIGYPLGSSHHIDPVFDPPDVPFSSTNFAYAKAPIQTWSGPLVGAPRKKKHTAGDRHTHSRSSKDSQG, from the exons ATGGGGTGCGTCTTTGGGAGACAGGTATCGGCGAAGCCGGTAGTGAGGCAGGAGGAGTCAGATGTGGTTGTTAGAGTTGGTAAGAAAGCGGATACTGATAGTGGTGAGGTGAGGAATGGAGGAAATCGGAGGGAGAgtgagaaggaggaggaggcggCGGTGGTGGATGAGAGAAATGTGCGGTCCAGGGGAGAGAGAAGGCGGTCTTCGAGGCCAAATCCGAGGCTTAGCAACCCTCCAAAGCACGTTCATGGTGAACAGGTTGCCGCTGGCTGGCCTTCGTGGCTCTCCGCCGTCGCTGGAGAAGCCATCAATGGATGGACCCCCCGCCGGGCTGACACCTTTGAGAAGCTGGATAAG ATTGGGCAAGGTACATACAGTAATGTGTACAAAGCTAGGGATTCGTTGACCGGGAAAATTGTTGCACTGAAGAAGGTTCGGTTTGACAATTTAGAGCCTGAGAGTGTCAAGTTCATGGCTAGGGAGATTTTGATTCTGCGGCGTTTGGATCATCTCAATGTTGTCAAATTGGAAGGTTTAGTGACTTCAAGGATGTCATGTAGCTTGTACCTTGTATTTGAATACATGGAGCATGATCTGGCTGGACTTGCTGCGAGCCCAGGAATTAAGTTCACCGAGCCTCAG GTCAAATGTTACATGCATCAGCTCTTATCTGGGCTTGAACACTGTCACAACCGCCATGTGCTGCATCGTGACATTAAGGGGTCAAATCTTCTTATTGATAATGGTGTTCTTAAGATAGCTGATTTTggattggcatctttttttgATCCTAATCACAAGCAGCCAATGACTAGTAGAGTGGTCACCCTATGGTATCGACCCCCAGAGCTTCTTCTTGGTGCCACTGATTATGGCATTGGTGTGGACCTTTGGAGTGCTGGTTGTATACTGGCTGAGCTATTGGCTGGAAAAGCTATCATGCCTGGTCGAACAGAG GTGGAGCAACTCCACAAGATATTTAAATTATGTGGATCACCTTCTGATGAGTATTGGAAAAAGTCAAAATTGCCGCATGCAACCATATTTAAGCCCCAGCAATCATATAAGAGATGTATAGCAGAAACTTTTAAAGATTTCCCGCCATCATCATTGCCACTAATTGAAACCCTTCTTGCAATTGACCCAGCAGAACGAGGAACTGCAACTGCTGCTCTGAGGAGCGAA TTTTTTACAACCAAGCCTTATGCTTGTGAGCCTTCTAGTCTTCCAAAATACCCCCCTAGCAAGGAGATGGATGCTAAATTAAGGGATGAAGAAGCAAGAAG GTTGAGAGCTGCTGGGAGGGCTAATCCAGATGGCATAAAGAAAACCCGTCGTGAGAGACCTATAAGGGCAATTCCTGCTCCGGAGGCCAACGCAGAGCTTCAGGCCAATCTTGAT AGGCGGCGTTTAATAACACATGCAAATGCGAAGAGCAAAAGTGAGAAATTCCCTCCACCGCACCAGGATGGAGCTATTGGCTACCCTCTGGGTTCTTCACATCACATTGATCCGGTTTTTGATCCCCCTGACGTCCCTTTCAGCTCCACAAACTTTGCATATGCTAAGGCACCTATTCAAACTTGGTCAGGTCCTTTGGTGGGTGCTCCAAGGAAAAAGAAGCACACTGCAGGTGATAGGCATACTCATTCAAGGTCTTCAAAGGACTCACAGGGATGA
- the LOC119997173 gene encoding F-box/kelch-repeat protein At3g06240-like isoform X1: protein MACLSIFFPEDLVIDIVAGLPVKSLKRFRCVSRPWCNLIGNPNFVSKHHRKQIILDEGIGTVFVTYNDEVNNYEATITTLKLDCGNTIPLSETIPMPTLHGSNDGCCKCFAVCGPINGILCVYERWPKCEDIILWNPATKEMKTLPLTNLKPVSTFLDSYGDIGFGFDHRTKDYKVLRFASYPSASIDQVELFSLESDSWRVIPIVDVFPRFGAYHIYNTYKDGVSYWLGAGVSYRDPVSDPQCILSFDMANEVFEKLPLPSNLEMSGFSVLDFMNENLSLVLCPDEDMEKCFDIWVMTQHGVKESWVKQVSIGRMADCFWQMMRGSWSCMTALPNS from the exons ATGGCGTGCTTGAGCATATTTTTTCCGGAAGATTTGGTGATTGACATTGTCGCTGGCCTTCCGGTGAAGTCGCTGAAGCGATTCCGGTGCGTTTCGAGACCTTGGTGTAATCTTATCGGAAACCCTAATTTTGTCTCCAAGCACCATCGGAAACAAATTATTCTCGATGAAGGTATCGGCACCGTCTTTGTGACGTACAATGATGAAGTAAATAATTATGAAGCAACCATCACAACTCTCAAACTTGATTGTGGAAATACGATCCCTCTATCAGAAACCATTCCCATGCCAACACTACACGGATCCAATGATGGATGCTGTAAATGCTTTGCGGTTTGTGGTCCAATTAATGGCATACTCTGTGTTTATGAACGTTGGCCAAAGTGTGAGGATATTATCCTCTGGAATCCTGCTACAAAAGAAATGAAGACTCTACCTTTGACCAACTTGAAGCCAGTCTCTACATTTCTAGACTCTTATGGCGATATTGGGTTTGGTTTCGATCACAGAACTAAAGATTACAAGGTGTTAAGGTTTGCTAGTTATCCTTCAGCTTCAATTGATCAGGTTGAGTTATTCTCTCTAGAGAGTGATTCTTGGCGAGTGATTCCCATTGTGGATGTTTTTCCACGGTTTGGCGCTTATCACATTTACAACACTTACAAGGATGGAGTTTCTTATTGGTTGGGGGCTGGCGTTAGTTATCGGGATCCAGTGTCGGATCCTCAATGCATCTTGTCGTTTGACATGGCCAATGAAGTGTTTGAAAAACTGCCACTGCCCTCAAATTTGGAGATGTCTGGTTTTTCTGTCTTGGATTTCATGAATGAAAATCTTTCGCTAGTGCTTTGCCCAGATGAGGATATGGAGAAATGCTTTGATATATGGGTGATGACTCAACATGGTGTCAAGGAGTCTTGGGTGAAACAAGTGAGTA TTGGAAGAATGGCGGATTGTTTCTGGCAAATGATGAGGGGCAGCTGGTCTTGTATGACGGCCCTACCAAACAGTTGA